The Mauremys reevesii isolate NIE-2019 linkage group 1, ASM1616193v1, whole genome shotgun sequence genome segment TGGACACTACAGAGTGATGTGGTTGGAAGGGCAAGTCATGAAGAGGGAATAACCTGAGTCACAGAAAGAAAGAGGGGTCACACTGCGAGCAGCAGAAGGAAGGGGCTGCCAGATGGGGCAAGAACTAATTCCCTGACCTAGCCGCCAGGAGGAAAACCTGTGCTGAGTAGGCCTCCTTCCCATGCAGAAATGTTAGAATTGCACAATATGATAAAATAAGAGCATGAGAGCACTTCCTATTGCATAGAGATGAAATTGCATCATGCTCTTCATACTGCATTTCAAGTTCCTCGCATTCTTTCCCCCTCATTCTGAAGTATGCAGTATAATGTAATTTATAGACTCTACATTAGGAAAATAACTTCTGACATGTATGAATCTCTTAAATGGAGACAATAAAACAATGGTCAATTCAACCCGGTGAAACGTAGAGAGGAAAGGATTAAGAATTATGTTTCATTCAGTTTTACCTTTATTTGGTGTATTTACTGGTAGTTTTAGGGCTGGAAATGCTTTCATTACTAAGCAAGATGTTAGTCAATAGACAGCTCTTATGAGCAGCTGAATATACAAGTTAATTACTGTTTATGCATATTATGAGTTGATATTTCAATCTGATCAAAAGTTTTATAATGATTTAGGAGGAATCTTTTAACTTCTTTCTGCTGCAtcacagtgtcagaacaggtaggaactacCCTGCCTTAGCCGCTTAGCCATGCTGACCAAAGCCGCCATGATCCAGTGCCTTACATACATTCTGCAACCCAATACTGGGTTGCGACACACAGTTTAACAACCACTGATTTAAGCCCTATTTAACCCCTTTACAGTGGGATGATGTGATGTATAGGTTCTGTGTAAAACTTCTGTGTTGGAGCTAATATTTCCCCGTGAGATTACAGTTTTTAGAAGGAGGAAAGATCTTCAAAAAAACAATCTTTTTTACTGCACATTTTACTTCCTTGTTTCGCAAAGTATAAATGAGTGGATTTAACAAAGGAGTTAAAATAGCAAAAACAACATTGCTCATTACATGAATATCAATGGGCATGTCTGTTCTGTAGGAAATATATGCCACGGCAATGGATGAATAGTAAGTGCCAACCACAATCAAATGGGAAGTGCAAGTAGAAAATGCCTTACTGCGACCTACTTTAGAGTTGATTTTTAATATGGAGATAATGATGTGAACATACGATAGGGTGACAAGCATAAGTGGCACGACTGAAACAGTCATGGCAATGGAAAATCCCAAGAAAGTCTGAAAAGAGGCACTGAAATCTGAACATGCTGCTTGCACAACTGCCAAGTGATCACAAAAGCAATGGTAAACTGTGGTTGTTTCACCAAATGTTAACTGAGAGGTCTGGAAGATGACAGGTATTGGTATTAACAATGCAGTTACCCAGGCACATGCTGCCAGTTGAATGTTTATTCTCTTTGTCATTTTAACTGGGTAATGCAAAGGATTACAAATTGCTTCATAACGATCATAAGACATGACTACAAGAAGCAGCGATTCAGTCACTGTTAGACCATGAAAACAATACATCTGCAGAAAGCAGACATGAAAAGAAATAGTTTTGGCATTGACCAGAAACATTGCCAACATTTTGGGAATGGTAGTAGTTGTAAACAGTATATCTAAGACAGACAGATTAGTTAAGAAAAAGTACATGGGTTTGTGAAGGGTTTGATCGACCACAACTACAGCTATAATAATGATATTGCCAATTAGTATTAGCAGGTAGAATAACAAAAATACAAGGAAAAGAGGGATCTGGAAATCTTGAAGTGCAGGAAATCCGATGAGATAAAAATCTTTAGCAGAAGAATTGCTGTTGCAGTTGTTCATGGTCTGACTGTTGAAAACATCTAGAATGAAAAAAACAGTTAGGAAACCATCCTGATTACTACAAGGAAGATGGTAGGGTCATGAATGATATGTGTTTTGCTTAAGAACTTTGTTGATAAAATAACATATTGGATAAATTCCTGTAGTTAAGTCCCCCTCATTGCCCTCATGCAATTTCAGTTAACTTTCAGTGCCTTCCATCCCATAGGATGTATATATAAAGCCATGGGGGAGAGAATGAGATGGTTTAAGTAGTATGTTGAATACAATGACCAATACATCTCTTTCATAGGATCTCAATGATGTAGTTACTCAAATTTACATCTGGCCAAGTGTGCTAGCTCATGCTCTCTTTATTCAATTAAGACTCAGGCGATGGTGGTGGATAGAGGAATCAGTTGAAGGATGTGGTGGTGGTGATATTTGATTTGTTAGCCAGATCATCAGTTTAGTAGCCCTGATGGACATATAGATATAAGCAGTTGTCTGGCCTGCTTTTTTCCATTCTTTGTTTTGGTAGGAGattggtttatggaaaatagatcctgtcaaactattttttttaataagattacaagtttggttgataaaagtagtAGTGCTGACATTagatacttagacttctgtaaggcatatgacttggcactacacaacattttgattaacaaTCTAGAATGATATAATAACTTGGCACACATTGAATGGCTTAAAAATTAACTAActtaggtctcaaaatgtaactatgAATGGGAATCGCCATTGAGTGGCTCTGTTTCCAGTGATGTCCCACAGTGGTTGGTTTTcaccctatgctatttaatatctttatcaataacctggaagaaaatatataaTCACTGATAAtgtttgcagatggcacaaaaattgggggagtggtaaatgaCGAAgtggacaggtcactgattcagagtgatctggattgcttggtaaactgggcagaAACGTACAATATCCTTTACAAACAGCTAAATGTAAagatatacatctaggaacaaagaatgaagCCATTCTTAGAGCATCAGAGGctccatcctgggaagcagtgactctgaaaatcaTGTTggataatcatctgaacatgagcttccagtgtgatgctgtggccaaaagagctaatgtgatccttggatgcatagtCAGGGAAATCTTGAGTatgagtagagaggttattttccttctgtatttggcactggtgcaattgctgctggaataccgtgtccagttctggtgcccacagttcaagaaggatgttgataaattggagagagttcagagaagagccatgagaatcaTTACAGTATTAGAAAACCTGTGTTGTAGAGATTGATATCCTTTAatctatctatttagcttaacaaagagaacaaAATAAGATAACAttagaatggccacactgggtcagaccagtggtctgcctagcccagtatcctgtcttccaacaaagGCCgattccaggtgcttcagagggaatgaacagaacaggcaatcatcaagtaatccatcccctgtcatctaaTGCCtgtttctagcagtcagaggctagggacacccaaagcatgtggttgcatccctgaccatcttgtctaatagtcaatgatggacatatcctccatgaacttactctgtcatgtcccctcttagtcatctctttttcaagatgtaaagtcccagtctttttaatagTTCCTCATACAGGAGTtgttccatatccttaatcaggggtgctggaacaacttgcatagtgggggtgctgagagtcattgaaccaaattgtaagcctcatatatgatggaaaccacttcaagacagAGAGTGCTGCCGCACCCCTACCCCTAGTTCCAACACCTATGCCCTTAATCAGTTTTTTTGCCCTTCTCTCTACTTTTTCCaattgtaatatatatatatatatatatatatatatttttttttttttgagatggggtgaccagaactgcatataATTTTCAAGGTGTGGGCGAACCAGGGATTTATATACTGGTATTATTATAAtttctgtcttattgtctatGACTTTCCTTATgcttcctaatattctgttagtgttttgactgctgcttcacattgagcacatgttttcagagaactatccacaatgactccaagttgTCTTTCTTGAGCAGTagtagctaatttagaccccatcattttgtatgcatagttgggattacgttttccaatgtgcattaatttgAATTTATCAACAATACAttacatctgccattttattgcacAGTCaatcagttttgtgagatccatttgtaattcttcacagtctgctttggacttaactatctcgagtagttttgtattgtcttcaaattttgccacttcactgtttatttctttctccagatcatctatgaatatgttgaacagcactattcCCAGTCCAGATCAGcaagggacaccactatttacataTCTCcgttctgaaaatttaccatttattcctaccttatttgtttcctatcttttaaataGTGACTtatccaggagaggaccttccctcttatcctgtgactgcttattttgcttaagggCTTTTGGTGACagaccttgtgaaaggctttcaGAAAGTCCAATTACACTATATCTACAGGATCACCCTTATGGGCAGGCATCCTTTGTCCACGTATTTGTTGACCCCGTTATAGAATTCtcatagattggtgaggcatgatttccctttacaaaagctgtgttgatcttccacaacaaatcatgttcatctgtgtgtctgataattctgttatttattatagtttcaaccaattaaTCTCatgctgaagttaggcttactgtttaatttatcaatttcttccaaaacctcctctatttacatctcaatctgggacagttcctcagatgtgtcacctaaaaagaatagctcaAGTGTGGgtatctccctcacatcctctgcagtgaagaccaatgcaaataattcctTTAGCTTCTCTGCAGTTGCTgtgtctttcttgagtgctcctttagcactttgATCGTCCTGTGGCCCCTTTCATTATTTGGCATGCtctctgcttctgatgtacttaaacaatGTTTTGCTATTAATTTTCTTGTCTTTAGCtagctgctcttcaaattcttttttctttttttttggcctgcctaattatacttttaaacTTGACTTACCAGAGTTTATGCTGTTTTCTATTTTCTTGAGTAGGATATAACTTCTAATTTTCAAGAGATCCTTTTTGCCCTTGaccacttcttttactttgtttttttagccatggtggcacttttctggtcctcttactatgtgttttaattgggggtatacatttaagttgagcctctattatgatgtttttttttaaaagtttccgacaactaaaacctctccagcacatcaaagatctacaacctatcctgaaagatgatccctcactctcacagatcttgggagacaggccagtcctggcTTACAGAGAGCCCTCCcaaactgaagcaaatactcaccaacaaccatgcaccacacaacaaaaacactaacccaggaacctatccttgcaacaaagcccaatgccaactctgtccacatatctattcaagtgacaccatcataggacctaatcacatcagccacgccatcaggggctcattcacctgcacatctaccaatgtgatatctGCCATCATGTaccaatgcccctctgccatgtacattggccagaccagacagtctctactcaaaagaataaatggacacaaatctgacatcagggatcataacattcaaaaaccaataggagaacacttcaacctctctggtcactcagtaacagacttaaaggtggcaattttgcaacaggaaagcttcaaaaacagacgccaatgagaaactgctgaactggaattaatacgcaaactagataccattaacttaggcttgaatagagactggaatGGCATAGATcgaaactatttccccatgttaagtatcctcatacctcttgtcaactgtttgaaatgggccatcttgattatcactacaaaagattttttttctcctgctgataatagctcatcttaatgaATTAGCCTTTTAGATTTGGTAttgctacttccaccttttcatgttctgcatgtatatatatctccttattatatgttccattctatgcatctgaagaagtgggctgtagcccacgaaagcttatgctcaaataaatttgttagtctctaaggtgccacaagtactcctgttctttttgcagatacagactaacacggctaataGTCTGAAACTTTTAGGAcagtaccttttaatttctgtttaactagcttcctcatttttgtgtagttcccctttctgaagttaaatgctactgtggtgggctgcTTTGCTCTCGTCCCCCTAGaaagatattaaatttaattatactatggtcactattaccaggtggttcagctatattcaactcttggaccagatcctgtgcgccacttaggactaaatcaagaattgcctgtccccttgtgggttccaggattagctggtccaagaagcagtcatttatggtaTCAAGAAACCtaatctctgcatcctgtcctgaagaGACATGTACCCAGTCATTACTggaatagttgaaatcccccattattattgagttttctatttttatagccttTCAAATCtacctgagcatttcacagtcaccatcaccatcctggtcaggcagtcagtagtatattcctactgctctATTCTTATTAttgaagcatggaatttctatccatagagattttatAGTATACTTCgaatcatttaagatttttactcaGTTTGACTCTGTACTTTCTTTCACATGTAATGTCACTCCCCCATCATCATGACTTACTCTGTCAtacctatatattttgtaccctgctattaccatgtcccattgattaggcttgttccaccaagtttctgtgatgctcaGTTCTGCTATCCTTAGTACAGAAAACAACTATTGGAAGTTTACTGTTATAATCTCTTGAAACTGTCTTCAGACACGGTaaatcaaatggaaaaaaaatcacatcctttGGAGCCTGTTAacataaattatattaaaaatgtttttctccaTGCTGGATACtatgagaaaaaaataaataaaaatgaagcatTAATCTGAAATGTATGGACAttttaatataataatataaactGCAACTCACTTGTGATTCCAGAGATTACAAGAGCTTTGCTTTTACTGATGTTACTCTTAGTGATAGATGCAAGACTTCTGCAATAAAGCCTCTGGCAAATACATTGATTGAGGCTTTGCGTTTCTTTTGAACAAACTGTGTAGTCCTTTTCTCCACCTTCATGTCCCCAAAGATTAAATTAACATTGTTTTCTTATCTACAACTAGGAGACTCATGCACATGTAGTTATTTTCATGATAAACAATCCCAGCAGAGACTGGAACATCAGTGCACAGCAGAGCTCATAATTTGTGTAAATTACATTGAAGATTTGCGCAGTCAAGAAAATGAAAGCAAGGTGTTTGAAATACAGGGTGCGCAGTATGATACAACTTCATCAGTATGTGTCATCGTAGCCATTATTTTATATGTTACTCAGTCCTGCTTTCATTGAAAATTGGAATTTTGccgttggcttcaatgggagatTGTTCGATCCAATTGTGTAATTCCAAACTTTCTGCATTACATGAAACAATTTAAGGACACATTCATTAAAACTTGCCAAACATCCAGGGAGTCAACTAATCATCAAAAAATGCTTATGTCCTAAGTTTCCTGGCAGTAGTGAGGATCTGAGGGATGGTCAGCAGGGACACAGGATTTATTTTGTGTcctgggttatgcaggaggtcagtctaTATGATCagtggtcccttcttgccttaaaatctatgaatctgttaGAGAAGTGACAAGAACCATGGGCTTTGAGGAACATGTGTGCCCACTGTAAAATTTAGTACTACTCAAATGGTTTCATGCCTGGGAGGCCAGGGAAGTGACTACTGATAAATAACCCTTTTCTCCTCAATTCTCCAGAAAGGTTTTGGGTATAGAAGAGTCAGAGCTGCAAGGGGAAGCACCATTCTGTTCACCCTGGGAAGGTCCTGGAGATTTCCCCTGTCCCAAACTATTAGCTTCAACATTGGCATCTCCTTTTGGCTTTTTTTCTGCCAAATGATTTACTGCAGCAAGGATAAGTGCTCCACAGAACAGTTCTTAAGGACATGACTGAAAAATACAGGGATCTTTGTATAAGGTGATCTCAATTCTAATGCATTCATATAAACATTCCACATCTTCCTTATGTTACACACTGTGGAGTAAACTGAAGATCTGGTGCAAGAAGTCCAGAATCTGGTGCAACTGAGCTCTTCTGATAGTCTGCCTTGTCTTTCGATAGCTTGGATAAAGGGCTTAACAAGGTACAGATCTGTAGTATGCCATATCCAGAAAATATATCTTGTAATTATAATGTGTAAAGTACCAGAGACCCAGGGCCAAAGTCTGATGTTACTACCTTTGTTTAAATCTAGTGATACTTCACATATAAATGGAGTTAGTCCAGATTTACATGGGAATACCTAGGACTAGAATCTGTCTCCAGATGCGTATATACTACATCCTCTTTTACATCTGTACCCTTTATCTAGGATTTTTCTCATCTCAGGACAGTTTAAAGAGGGATAGTTGCCTTGTTTTGAAGTACCTAAAGAATTCTATCTCAGAAGACAATTTATCATTTGCCTATTTTTGTGGTTATGGGGCTAGCTGCACCCCTATCACCTTTTGAGTCTCTTTGGATTCAACCCTTTCAGGTGTTAGGCTTCTTGCCCTTATCAAGGTTAAGCCTTGCAATTGTTCCACTCCTTGACTGGGACCCAAGTACACTACTTCATGTACACCCACCAAATATGCATGTCTGTCTTAACTGAAGTACTATAATGGTGACCTATGGAGGCTTAGCTTCTTCAGAAATCACGTGGGATCCTGTGTTTGTGTGTCTCTCCACTTTGTGCTCCTTTTGCCCCTCCAAGAGAGTGTCCCTCGGGGTGTCCAGAACTGTAAGTTACCCTGTTACCCTCTGCCTCAGCATAAAAGGGATTTGCTGGTGCTAAACTGAGCCAcaactccctgccaccccagactgTTAGCCAGCCCCACAGATTCCTCAAGACTCCACCAGACTCTAACTTGGCCTTGCAAGTAAACACTTGGTGCACTTCAGATTCCAAACTGTTCTGAAGTATCACTgtgccgcagccagcccctgtcactggaCACTTGCAAAAATTATCAAGTCCACTGTCTCTGAAGAGACAGCATACTCACCAAGTTGCTCGATTTAACCAGGAATTCATACTCTGCATAGTAGAACAGCACTGAGATATACTTATGATAAAACTGTAGTTTATTAAAATAACGAGATTGATACTGAGCAAGAAAAATAGAGACAGAAATGATTGCAAATGAAAGTATAACATGCTTCTAAGTGATTAAAATTTAACCGGCTGCAATCCTTGACTAAGATTGCCTTAAAGCAATCTTACCTAAGGCAACCTTTCAGCATCACCCACTCGCATAGCAGGAGATCCTCCATTCAAACACCGCTGGCCTCTTTGTACTCTAAGTAATGGATAGCCAACACATCTTTTTGTTTCTTCTTATGGTCCCCAAAGTTTGTCTTTGTCACTAGAGTCAGGATGAACCCCCTAGGATTCAGCTTTCAGTGTCTTCCCCTGCTGATTTCACATCTTCATTTTAATTTGTTCCTTCTGTTGACCTCTGATTCAAATGAACTGCCCATTGTCTCTGGAATCACCATGCTCAATTTAATTTACAATAGACACAGGAAAATAACTATCCTCCCTTTTGCCTGGAACAAAATCTCTTTTTCCCATTGTTTgatcacagactttaaagcataatatcagtaAGTATCCATAATCCTTCATATAGCGTTAATACACATGTTTCACAGcaatattaatgaccagtgtgtcACCAACTTTCGTTGGATATCTCACACGATATTCTTTATAGATAAATATCATGAGAGcaatgtgttaggtgtagtgagtttgtcaggcttgACAGGAGTTGCTGACAAATAGTAAATGACTAATGCGCGTCTGTGTCACAAAGACTTTGTCAAGTGATGGTTGGCTTTGTCACCACAGCAAATTGTCAGGCATTGTCCTGAACCACCCTTAAGTGGAAGCTAAGTGACTATTAGAAAGGGCCTCCTTCTTTCTGCCCTTCCTGATACCCAGACTTTTATGTAAAATATGCATTACCCATGTACAGTGTAAAAACACCGTGAGTGAGTGTTTTTACACATCTGAAGTGAAGCTTTAACTTTGAAAGACTGAGTTAATAATGGGATCTGTCAGGGTTTTGCAGATAAgaactactttttaaaatgttctctccCTAATTACATGCTTGAAATGGTTCCTGTGGAGCTGATCTGCAGAGCTTCTGcaattggggggggagggatagctcagtggtttgagaattggcctgctaaacccaggattgtgagctcagtCCATGagagggccagttagggatccAGAACAAAAGTCTGCCTGGGGGactggtcctcctttgagcaggggggctggactagatcacctcctgaggtcccatttaaccctgatattctatgatccagaTACAGCATTAACAATTATTAAAGAGTACCCCCAtatttgacacacacacatatataaagaaataatagaattgcaaataaataatactttcaTCCATGCCAGCACATCTGTTCTTGGACCTATATTAGCTCTCCTATAGTATGAGATGTAAAAATAATCAATCTACATTTTTATAACATGCCCTACACAGTGCCCTGTTGCATGTCTGTGTAGGAGTCTATGTTCTTACCTTCTGGCATATAAAAAGTCCTTTCCAAAACTTAAAAGATTTCCCCATTTGTTGCTTCGTAGCTTCTGATTAAGATCCTGCGGCCATTTTTAGATAAGTGGCACAGTGGGATGAGCCTGAGATCTGTCTCTCATTATGCTCCTTTATATATGAGATAACATCTAAATGTAGAATGTTGCATTTATAATACTCTTTTCATTTGCCAAAAATGTGACTGGATTCTGTTCCAGTAATTTTTTATCTTGGATAAAATATTGGTCTTAAAGCTAATGAAAAAATGTATAATTTATTATGGTAGCACGTAGGAACCTCAGTCAAGGATCATTGCATTTGATACTGTGCAAGCTGGTAACAAAGAGAGTCCCTGTCCCAGAGGCCATCCAGTCTAGGTTTCAGAATGTAAGAGGTTGAGAAGATAGACAAATGTGGTGGGGacaggaggatgaggtaacataaAATGAACAGAGTTTACTAGAAAAATAGATATTTGAGCTAGCCAAACCACATGCAGATGGCAGCAATTTATAGATCACAGCAAAGTTAGGTTTTAATAGATTTTAGGGAAGATAAGTGGTCAGCTTTACAGTCAGGATACTGACAAGGGCAGTCAGGACCAAGGATCAAAGCAGGGTCAAACCTGAGGCTGAGAGTAGCAGAGGAGTTTGTAGACAAGTTCCAGGCCAGGATCAATACCAAGCATCAGAGTCTGTGTCAGGTTTCAGGTGAGGAGGTGAGGTCCAAATCAAGCTGAGGTCAGAGCCAGGAAATCAAGAGCAGGAGAAGGAATGGTCAAGGCAACTACAGGAGATCCATGCTGCTGCCTGAACATTTCCTGGACACCCATTGGTTTATACTGGGTGGGAAGCTAATCGGGAGCCATGAGATTGCTGCCTGTTGGACCCCTTGAGGTGGGACTTCCAGTTGTCTGTGTCCACAGTGGGTTGTGAATAGTAGAGTACAAGCTTGTTGTAGCTGCCACTTTTAGTACTTCAGTGGGTGGCAGCATGGAGCTGTTTGATCCCTGGAAGCTCTGCAGGCTCATGTTCCAGACCTGTTTGGCTTTATAATGGTCACCTCTCTAGAAGTGCCCTCCACTGGCTCAAGTTTGTCTGGACAGACCATGAGGTCAAAGATATAGATTTGGGATGCTGGATCCCAAGGTTGCTCTTCTGGGCCATAGCCCTTCCTGTCTACATAGTACTAGTGGGAGCTGCATTTGATTTTTGAGTCCAGTATCTTATGGACTTTTTACTGTTCATGTCCTTGGACCCACACTGGACAG includes the following:
- the LOC120402233 gene encoding olfactory receptor 2AT4, which translates into the protein MNNCNSNSSAKDFYLIGFPALQDFQIPLFLVFLLFYLLILIGNIIIIAVVVVDQTLHKPMYFFLTNLSVLDILFTTTTIPKMLAMFLVNAKTISFHVCFLQMYCFHGLTVTESLLLVVMSYDRYEAICNPLHYPVKMTKRINIQLAACAWVTALLIPIPVIFQTSQLTFGETTTVYHCFCDHLAVVQAACSDFSASFQTFLGFSIAMTVSVVPLMLVTLSYVHIIISILKINSKVGRSKAFSTCTSHLIVVGTYYSSIAVAYISYRTDMPIDIHVMSNVVFAILTPLLNPLIYTLRNKEVKCAVKKIVFLKIFPPSKNCNLTGKY